One Drosophila virilis strain 15010-1051.87 chromosome 5, Dvir_AGI_RSII-ME, whole genome shotgun sequence DNA window includes the following coding sequences:
- the Bap170 gene encoding AT-rich interactive domain-containing protein 2, whose product MTSIDNVRVLLQSLPAASPAVGNSNNNAQQNESTPAKLGAAATPLRARNTQQQQQQQQQQQQLQLQQLQAQPQFFYGTPEKSTTGSTVGGKQLRAPEEFWRDLHQFHERRGTPLTQAAKISGQHVDLYRLYQEVTERGGFNKVNMRDEWDEVYSALDTLRDRCVNGTAGIKHIYRRYLDKYERLNFLGEDPDKLEALEAVIECADLGASASRARSRALAGGGVGGVGGSLTGGGWGSIFGMPHSTLTAVPMAYNQRQHMVNADRRRQYKMSTQLHKHSSYEKLLLSLISPLPNEQDFAINVCTLMANEQRPTLQLNECPKLLDVLLAHLGVYADYSMRQLFQHGHNNAGMQVRRHSKLNFWRDLLYDKPQILDLYTDEQAWLDNGLINKETDACNDYLFQSDELDFELDFLNLRRSHGTDERIGQRVLQIVQLLRSLSFHQDNVTLLASNRTLWRYLVMGANVRWSNIHIQALETAGNLAQQFDLLDPATDELSRNLLATLCEGVESNDRAVIISCLEILYKLCGREGNAQHINRCLGLDFYQRVMLLLSLTDVMLLIFTLEAIYALSSLGARPCSMLMQVRGLLDQLVALLTVEAQSYGAAGCILMRVVEVVPGNMLSTLAQTIPGTQMTQLMTVKQPQQPAPIAALPPPAPTQVQVLPPQPETVSVSVPAPVPTTTPAPAPAAVSLPVPSLPQVQLPMPSLPQVQLPPPPTQQVSMPAPAAGTVVLPGTLPAAPSAPQSFTHDDETYALAWLGATYERAGNGHEYRVEQQELYTIYLSHCQKAGKLSVVNRLQFPRLVRLIFNASVGPAIVRQMDGTDLPGTHYVGIRMRAQPLPMQQQHQQQQQQQQKAAAAATATAAKKEPALVPKSETTVVDASDEATGTQTPSSSLIKSLLANKVNERQLKQKAQAQPPALVATTASATGSPASQPIKVTSTAISAFVNNPLMQHTPVKVGQTTIKPLHPQLALEKKPMTDSAPPPLAPLSGSNVLTKDAQGRTVIIQSKRKLTIDEEQNKRLALDSSSNTPAGKDEPQVTPSKNAANLYADLAASILEDEDLDDVPPLAASSQEQQQTTLQQQQQQQHQQHQQQHQQQHQQQQHQQQLQLIPAKVQPAQRQLIFPAGSAGAPPPQLKLATTATIKTDQGLQTVPVILQKTEQQQQQQPQQPTQTQYVLATNQQGQTYLVAQQTAPVAAAANTPATPTLLVTQAAQQQTKTIIILQQPGVSASNVPGTQKVIMTTAQGQQVLVTTTTAPAVGQPRPAAQVQQQLQQQQQIFLNPQRTVPAALGAGQMSPSLLSQLNQIPATIKLHQPQPSQSPQLHRGGIVATKTAPIPQLQQHQSIIQQHIISGPAAAAEKRQLLLGGIKETTLITQTPATAAPLQQSQLNSQTIITTQPPAATTPVVGAALQQQQQHIRSVLEQQQQHHPSIIQQKITMPTVLTETVKAKAAPAAATIAKKPMAPPTSSLPVQQQQQQQPVQMPALKSTQQLQQQAQLVSSESKPSIMIEAKPAEQSTITATSTVAAMPATAATAIASTTTTATSIVSNSNPTAAGAAASAVPVDVNWLFICDWRNCPRRKFKSLNELQHHVCNVHCPDHLDSGAEIYCQWGSGPSLCDNIARKRYSLMTHLVDRHLALDDLRASVQRRLATGIHNVAPTQPTVTIVRNVGNASNAPASTAATTAAAAPATTATAVGTSALQAIKRHSADFLNSKELLDENEGPVTKSIRLTAALILRNLVNYTSTAKRSLKRYEPHLANVAFSNVEASGVLSHILHELSQ is encoded by the exons ATGACGTCCATTGACAATGTACGTGTGCTGCTGCAGTCTCTGCCAGCAGCATCGCCTGCCgtcggcaacagcaacaacaatgcacaGCAAAATGAGTCGACGCCGGCTAAACTTGGCGCTGCTGCAACACCATTGCGCGCGAGAAAtacccaacagcagcaacaacagcagcaacagcagcagcagctgcagctgcagcagttgcaagCACAACCACAATTTTTTTATGGCACGCCGGAAAAATCAACAACTGGGTCCACTGTTGGTGGCAAGCAGCTCAGGGCGCCGGAGGAATTCTGGCGTGATCTGCACCAGTTTCACGAGCGGCGCGG CACTCCGCTGACGCAGGCCGCCAAGATTAGTGGTCAGCACGTGGATTTGTATCGACTGTACCAGGAGGTCACGGAGCGCGGTGGCTTCAATAAAGTGAACATGCGCGATGAGTGGGACGAGGTGTACAGCGCGCTGGACACGCTGCGGGATCGTTGCGTTAATGGCACCGCTGGCATTAAGCATATATATCGTCGCTATTTGGATAAATACGAGCGCCTGAACTTTTTGGGTGAGGATCCCGACAAGCTGGAGGCCTTGGAGGCGGTCATCGAGTGCGCTGATCTGGGCGCCAGCGCCAGTCGTGCGCGTTCACGTGCCTTGGCCGGCGGCGGTGTCGGGGGTGTAGGTGGCAGCTTAACTGGCGGCGGCTGGGGCAGCATTTTCGGCATGCCGCACTCCACGCTGACGGCCGTGCCCATGGCGTATAACCAGCGCCAGCATATGGTGAATGCGGATCGCCGACGACAGTATAAAATGTCCACACAGCTGCACAAGCACAGCAGCTATGAgaagctgctgttgtcgcttaTCTCACCGCTGCCCAACGAGCAGGACTTTGCCATCAATGTGTGCACGCTGATGGCCAATGAGCAGCGTCCAACGCTGCAGCTGAACGAGTGCCCCAAGCTGCTGGATGTGCTGCTGGCGCATTTGGGCGTCTATGCGGATTACAGCATGCGTCAGCTGTTCCAGCATGGCCACAACAATGCTGGCATGCAGGTGCGACGTCACTCGAAACTTAACTTCTGGCGGGATTTGCTCTACGATAAGCCACAAATTCTGGACCTCTACACGGACGAACAAGCCTGGCTGGACAACGGACTGATCAACAAGGAGACCGACGCGTGCAATGATTATCTGTTTCAATCGGATGAGCTCGATTTCGAGCTGGACTTTTTAAATTTACGTCGCAGTCATGGCACGGATGAGCGCATTGGCCAGCGTGTGCTGCAAATTGTTCAGCTATTGCGCAGCTTGAGTTTTCATCAGGACAATGTAACGCTGCTCGCCTCGAATCGTACGCTCTGGCGGTATCTGGTCATGGGTGCCAATGTTCGTTGGA GCAACATCCATATTCAGGCACTGGAAACGGCTGGCAATCTGGCGCAGCAGTTTGACCTGCTGGATCCCGCCACGGACGAGCTATCGCGCAATCTGCTGGCCACGCTGTGCGAGGGCGTCGAATCGAATGATCGCGCTGTCATCATCAGCTGCCTAGAGATACTCTACAAACTGTGCGGACGCGAGGGCAATGCCCAGCACATAAATCGTTGTCTTGGCTTGGATTTCTATCAGCGTGTGATGCTGTTGCTATCGCTGACCGATGTGATGCTTTTGATTTTCACGCTGGAGGCGATCTATGCGTTGAGCTCTTTGGGCGCGCGTCCCTGCTCGATGCTGATGCAGGTGCGCGGTCTGCTGGATCAGCTGGTGGCTTTGCTAACCGTCGAGGCGCAATCGTATGGCGCGGCTGGCTGCATTTTGATGCGCGTCGTGGAGGTGGTGCCGGGCAATATGTTGTCCACACTGGCACAGACCATACCGGGCACTCAAATGACACAGCTGATGACGGtcaagcagccgcagcagccagCGCCGATTGCTGCACTGCCGCCGCCAGCGCCAACACAGGTCCAAGTGTTACCGCCACAGCCAGAGACCGTTTCGGTGTCTGTGCCTGCGCCTGTTCCCACCACTACGCCCGCGCCCGCGCCCGCCGCTGTGTCTCTGCCTGTGCCTAGTTTGCCGCAGGTGCAGCTGCCTATGCCCAGTTTGCCGCAGGTCCAGCTACCGCCACCGCCAACCCAACAAGTATCGATGCCTGCTCCAGCAGCCGGCACAGTTGTGCTGCCTGGAACGCTGCCCGCAGCGCCCTCAGCGCCGCAAAGCTTTACCCATGATGATGAGACCTATGCGCTGGCCTGGCTGGGTGCCACCTACGAGCGCGCCGGCAACGGTCATGAGTATCGCGTCGAGCAACAGGAGCTGTATACCATTTACCTATCGCACTGCCAGAAGGCGGGCAAACTTTCCGTGGTTAATCGGCTGCAATTTCCGCGTCTCGTGCGGCTCATATTTAATGCAAGCGTGGGTCCAGCCATTGTGCGCCAGATGGACGGCACCGATCTGCCAGGCACGCACTATGTGGGCATAAGGATGCGTGCTCAGCCTTTACccatgcagcaacagcatcagcaacaacaacaacaacagcagaaggcagcggcagcggcgacagcaacagctgccaaaaAGGAGCCAGCGCTGGTGCCCAAATCAGAGACAACAGTTGTAGACGCATCTGATGAAGCTACAGGGACACAGACGCCCAGCTCATCGCTGATTAAGAGCCTGCTGGCAAATAAAGTTAACGAGCGGCAGCTAAAACAAAAGGCTCAGGCCCAACCGCCTGCGCTGGTGGCCACGACAGCCTCGGCAACGGGCTCCCCGGCCAGCCAACCCATTAAGGTGACCTCCACGGCAATTAGCGCCTTTGTCAACAATCCGCTGATGCAGCACACGCCCGTCAAGGTGGGTCAGACCACCATAAAGCCGTTGCATCCGCAGCTGGCGCTGGAGAAGAAGCCAATGACGGATTCAGCGCCACCGCCGCTGGCGCCATTAAGCGGCTCCAATGTGCTTACCAAGGATGCGCAGGGGCGCACCGTAATTATACAATCCAAACGCAAGCTGACCATCGATGAGGAGCAAAACAAGCGACTGGCATTggatagcagcagcaacacgccCGCTGGCAAAGATGAGCCGCAGGTGACGCCCTCGAAGAATGCGGCCAATCTCTACGCAGATTTGGCTGCCTCGATACTAGAGGATGAGGACTTGGACGATGTGCCGCCGCTGGCAGCGTCCAgtcaagagcagcagcaaacgactctgcaacaacaacaacagcagcaacatcagcaacatcagcaacaacatcagcagcagcatcaacagcagcaacatcaacaacaactgcagctcaTACCCGCTAAGGTACAGCCCGCACAGCGTCAGCTCATCTTTCCCGCTGGCAGTGCGGGAGCGCCACCGCCGCAGCTGAAATTGGCCACCACGGCGACCATTAAAACGGATCAGGGCTTGCAAACGGTGCCGGTCATATTGCAGAAgacagagcaacagcaacagcagcagccacagcagccgaCGCAAACACAATATGTGCTGGCCACCAATCAGCAGGGACAGACCTATCTGGTGGCACAGCAAACGGCACCAGTGGCAGCGGCGGCCAATACgccggccacgcccacgctgCTGGTTACCCAAGCGGCGCAGCAGCAGACCAAAACAATTATCATATTGCAACAGCCGGGTGTCAGTGCCAGCAATGTGCCCGGCACACAGAAGGTCATAATGACCACAGCGCAGGGTCAACAGGTGCTGgtgacaacaacgacagcgcCTGCGGTCGGCCAGCCACGGCCCGCAGCCCAAGTCCaacagcagttgcagcaacagcaacaaatctTTCTAAATCCGCAGCGTACGGTGCCCGCCGCCTTGGGTGCTGGTCAAATGTCGCCCTCGCTGCTCTCGCAACTCAATCAGATACCCGCCACCATAAAGCTGCATCAGCCGCAGCCGTCGCAATCACCGCAGCTGCATCGTGGCGGCATTGTGGCCACCAAGACAGCGCCCATAccgcaactgcagcagcatcagtCCATTATACAGCAGCATATCATCTCCGGcccggcggcagcggcagagaaACGGCAGCTGCTCCTAGGCGGCATCAAGGAGACAACTCTCATCACACAAACGCCCGCCACGGCTGCACCACTGCAGCAGAGTCAACTCAACTCGCAGACAATCATTACCACACAGCCGCCGGCAGCTACCACACCGGTTGTTGGCgctgcactgcagcagcaacagcagcacataCGCAGCGTgctcgagcagcagcagcagcatcatccaTCCATAATACAGCAGAAGATAACTATGCCCACAGTG CTAACGGAGACGGTCAAAGCTAAAgctgcgccagcagcagcaaccattGCCAAGAAGCCGATGGCGCCGCCAACGTCGTCGCTGCctgtgcagcaacaacagcagcagcaaccggtGCAAATGCCAGCGCTGAAATCtacacaacaactacaacaacaagcgcagTTGGTCAGCAGCGAGTCTAAGCCCAGCATTATGATTGAAGCCAAGCCGGCGGAGCAATCCACAAttacagcaacatcaacagttgcagcaatgcccgcaacagctgccacagcAATTGCCTctaccacaacaacagcaacgagcATTGTCAGCAATAGCAATCCAACAGCAGCGGGAGCAGCTGCCAGCGCTGTGCCCGTGGATGTCAATTGGCTGTTCATTTGCGATTGGCGCAATTGTCCGCGTCGCAAATTCAAATCGCTCAACGAGCTGCAGCATCATGTCTGCAATGTGCATTGTCCGGATCATTTGGATTCCGGCGCTGAGATCTACTGTCAGTGGGGCAGCGGTCCCAGCTTGTGTGACAACATAGCCCGTAAGCGTTACTCACTGATGACGCATCTGGTGGATCGTCATTTGGCCCTGGATGATCTGCGTGCCAGCGTGCAGCGTCGCCTTGCCACGGGCATACACAATGTGGCGCCCACCCAGCCAACGGTCACAATTGTGCGCAATGTGGGCAATGCCAGCAATGCGCCCGCatcaacagcggcaacaacagctgctgctgcgccagcGACAACGGCCACGGCTGTGGGCACCTCGGCGCTGCAGGCCATTAAACGACACTCGGCCGACTTTCTCAACTCCAAGGAGCTATTGGATGAGAACGAGGGCCCAGTCACAAAGAGCATACGCCTCACGGCGGCGCTGATATTGCGCAATCTGGTCAATTATACGTCGACGGCCAAGCGCAGCCTCAAGCGGTATGAGCCCCATCTGGCCAATGTGGCATTTAGCAATGTGGAGGCCAGTGGCGTCCTCTCCCACATACTGCACGAGCTCAGTCAGTAA
- the Vha16-1 gene encoding V-type proton ATPase 16 kDa proteolipid subunit c — translation MSSASNDNPIYGPFFGVMGAASAIIFSALGAAYGTAKSGTGIAAMSVMRPELIMKSIIPVVMAGIIAIYGLVVAVLIAGQLDLPANYTLYKGFIHLGAGLSVGFSGLAAGFAIGIVGDAGVRGTAQQPRLFVGMILILIFAEVLGLYGLIVAIYLYTK, via the exons atgtCAAGTGCGAGCAACGACAACCCCATCTATGGCCCCTTCTTCGGTGTTATGGGCGCTGCGTCCGCCATTATCTTCTCAG CACTCGGCGCCGCTTATGGCACTGCCAAGTCTGGTACCGGTATTGCTGCCATGTCAGTGATGCGTCCTGAACTGATCATGAAATCCATCATTCCTGTGGTCATGGCGGGTATCATTGCCATTTACGGTCTGGTCGTCGCTGTGCTGATTGCCGGCCAACTGGACTTGCCGGCCAATTACACCCTATACAA GGGCTTCATTCACTTGGGCGCCGGCCTGTCTGTGGGCTTCTCGGGCCTGGCAGCCGGTTTTGCGATCGGCATTGTGGGCGATGCCGGTGTGCGTGGCACAGCACAGCAGCCACGTCTGTTTGTCGGCATGATTCTGATTCTCATCTTCGCTGAGGTGTTGGGTCTCTACGGCTTGATTGTGGCCATTTACCTGTACAcgaaataa
- the Trap1 gene encoding heat shock protein 75 kDa, mitochondrial, with protein sequence MSLRAFGVLLKARQLTRLCREANRAATFALSTPSLHQLPSAALPQRRFATVANEAPAVDKHEFQAETRQLLDIVARSLYSDHEVFVRELISNASDALEKFRYSALRTTAESELAAKDRPLEIRITTDKPQMQLIIQDTGIGMTREELVSNLGTIARSGSKQFLEQLKQEHQAAQATSNIIGQFGVGFYSAFIVAQRVEVYTRAATPNAPGLRWATDGSGTYTIEEVKDVEYGTKIVLHLKTDCREYADEDRIRAVIKKYSNFVGSPILLNGKQANEIKPLWLMDPQSISKEQHQDFYRFISNSFDAPRFSLHYNADVPLSIHALLYFPEGKPGLFEMSRDGSTGVALYTRKVLIQSKTEHLLPKWLRFVKGVVDSEDIPLNLSRELLQNSSLIRKLSSVISSRVVRFLQERAKKQPEEYEAFYRDYGLFLKEGIVTSTDSAEKEEIAKLLRFESSKSEAGRISLEDYYTSVSADQKDIYYLAAPNRVLAESSPYYESLKKRNELVLFCYEPYDELVLMQLGQFKNKKLVSVEKEMRNQSKDPAALEDLGEGSLMRSELDNLIPWLEDQLKGQVAKVKATSRLDTHPCVITVEEMAAARHFIRTQSHQLPEENRFALLQPELEINPKHPIIKKLHSLRTSEPELAQLITKQLFANAMVGAGLAEDPRMLLTNMNTLLSKALEKY encoded by the exons ATGTCCCTGCGTGCGTTTGGTGTGCTACTCAAGGCCCGTCAGCTGACCCGGCTGTGCCGGGAAGCGAATCGAGCAGCGACCTTTGCATTGAGTACGCCGTCTTTACATCAGCTGCCATCGGCAG CGTTGCCGCAACGTCGATTCGCCACAGTTGCGAATGAAGCACCGGCCGTGGACAAGCACGAGTTTCAAGCAGAGACACGACAATTGCTGGACATTGTTGCACGCTCCTTGTACTCGGATCACGAGGTGTTTGTGCGCGAGCTGATCTCGAATGCAAGCGATGCCTTGGAAAAGTTTCGCTATTCGGCGCTAAGAACAACAGCTGAATCGGAACTGGCGGCCAAGGATCGGCCACTGGAGATACGCATCACCACAGACAAGCCACAGATGCAGCTGATCATCCAGGACACGGGCATTGGTATGACACGCGAGGAGCTGGTCAGCAATCTTGGTACTATTGCGCGCAGCGGCTCCAAACAGTTTCTGGAGCAGCTCAAGCAGGAGCATCAGGCAGCACAGGCCACATCCAATATAATTGGCCAGTTCGGTGTGGGTTtctactcggcatttattgtgGCCCAGCGTGTTGAGGTATACACGCGTGCTGCCACACCCAATGCACCTGGACTACGCTGGGCTACAGATGGCAGTGGTACCTATACAATCGAGGAAGTGAAGGATGTGGAGTACGGCACCAAGATTGTGCTTCATTTGAAGACCGACTGCCGCGAATATGCCGACGAGGATCGCATACGCGCCGTTATCAAGAAGTACAGCAACTTTGTGGGCTCACCCATTCTGCTGAACGGCAAGCAGGCGAATGAGATTAAGCCCCTTTGGCTAATGGATCCTCAAAGCATTAGCAAGGAGCAGCATCAGGACTTCTATCGTTTTATTAGCAACAGTTTCGATGCTCCCCGCTTCTCGCTACACTATAACGCCGATGTGCCACTGAGTATACATGCGCTGCTCTATTTTCCGGAGGGCAAGCCCGGCCTCTTCGAGATGTCTCGTGATGGCAGCACCGGCGTTGCTCTCTACACGCGCAAGGTGCTGATCCAGTCCAAAACGGAGCATTTGCTGCCCAAGTGGTTGCGCTTTGTCAAAGGAGTTGTCGACTCGGAGGACATACCCCTAAACCTGAGCCGTGAACTGCTGCAGAACAGTAGCCTTATACGCAAACTGTCAAGCGTAATCTCTAGTCGGGTCGTACGCTTCCTGCAGGAGCGTGCCAAGAAGCAGCCAGAAGAATATGAAGCATTCTATCGCGACTATGGACTGTTTCTAAAGGAGGGCATTGTCACGTCCACCGATTCCGCCGAGAAGGAGGAAATTGCCAAGCTATTGCGCTTTGAATCCTCGAAATCGGAAGCTGGGCGCATTTCCCTGGAGGATTACTACACATCGGTTAGTGCAGATCAAAAGGATATATACTATCTGGCAGCGCCAAATCGCGTGCTTGCCGAATCCTCACCCTACTATGAGAGTCTTAAGAAGCGCAACGAGCTTGTGCTCTTCTGCTATGAGCCCTACGATGAGTTGGTGCTGATGCAGCTGGGACAGTTCAAGAACAAGAAGCTAGTCTCTGTGGAGAAGGAGATGCGCAATCAATCAAAAGATCCCGCTGCTCTGGAAGATTTAGGCGAGGGCAGTTTAATGCGCTCCGAGCTGGATAACCTCATACCCTGGCTGGAGGATCAGCTCAAGGGTCAGGTGGCCAAAGTGAAGGCTACTTCTCGACTGGATACCCATCCATGTGTGATCACCGTCGAGGAAATGGCCGCTGCACGACATTTCATACGCACCCAAAGCCATCAGCTGCCAGAGGAGAATCGTTTTGCCCTATTGCAGCCAGAGCTGGAAATTAATCCAAA ACATCCCATCATAAAGAAGCTGCATTCCTTGCGTACAAGCGAACCGGAATTGGCCCAGCTGATCACCAAGCAATTGTTTGCCAATGCAATGGTTGGCGCTGGTTTGGCGGAAGATCCACGCATGTTGCTTACAAATATGAACACTCTGTTATCAAAAGCTTTAGAAAAATACTAA
- the LOC6624856 gene encoding angiopoietin-related protein 7, with the protein MRAFLRASFDIEMYRYLCAMFVTIFILFLSVSSISASEDHWDDQARIEKECAPYCLKVFLWNTVNMNQKIEACDKKNVQMAALQSQLAVSKAKETMYEKTIRDKNVQCQNEDQLYADVSSIKHKIDHMAAQTRNESKLFELLKQLEDYRVALELKNEQIRSLETKLQISEYLFENCKANFTSTPAALMIMDSKRVAHLKVYETSCLQAGNSSDIREIQVPGTEPFRVPCDGTIAGSGWMVIQRRVDRSVDFNRGWAEYGTGFGDLEGNFFIGLEKLYRMTSSRPHELYIYLENFENEIRFARYDNFSIASEEDAYQLRVLGKYSGNAGDALLLNRNMKFTTFDRDNDKRDFDNCAIERHSGWWYSQCARSNLNGRYFDRELDKWEGIWWWNWQETRTLKSVQMLIRPTINSTVTN; encoded by the exons ATGCGCGCGTTTTTAAGAGCTTCATTTGACATTGAAATGTATCGTTATTTGTGTGCGATGTTCGTtaccatttttattttatttctaagcGTTTCGTCAATCTCTGCCTCTGAAGATCACTGGGATGATCAG GCTCGAATCGAAAAAGAATGTGCACCGTACTGCCTGAAAGTATTTCTATGGAACACTGTGAATATGAACCAAAAGATTGAAGCCTGCGACAAAAAGAATGTGCAGATGGCGGCTCTGCAAAGCCAGTTGGCGGTTTCAAAAGCCAAGGAAACCATGTATGAGAAAACAATTAGGGATAAAAATGTTCAGTGCCAGAATGAAGATCAACTTTATGCTGATGTATCCtcaataaaacacaaaatagaTCATATGGCAGCACAAACGCGAAACGAAAGCAAACTCTTCGAGTTATTAAAACAACTTGAAGACTACAGAGTCGCTCTAGAGCTGAAGAACGAGCAAATCAGATCTTTGGAAACAAAATTACAGATCAGCGAGTATTTATTTGAGAATTGCAAGGCAAATTTTACATCAACTCCAGCGGCTCTGATGATAATGGATAGCAAACGAGTAGCGCATCTTAAGGTATACGAAACAAGCTGCTTGCAAGCTGGAAACTCATCAGATATTCGGGAAATCCAAGTTCCGGGAACTGAACCATTTCGCGTGCCCTGCGACGGAACAATCGCTGGGTCCGGCTGGATGGTGATTCAGCGACGTGTGGACAGGAGCGTGGACTTCAATCGTGGCTGGGCTGAATATGGGACTGGTTTTGGTGATCTTGAGGGCAATTTTTTCATAGGCTTGGAAAAACTGTATCGCATGACTAGTTCACGGCCGCATGagctgtatatatatttggaaaattttgaaaatgaaattcgCTTTGCTCGCTACGATAATTTTAGTATAGCTAGCGAAGAGGATGCTTATCAACTTAGAGTTTTGGGTAAATATTCCGGGAATGCTGGCGATGCCTTGTTGTTAAACAGAAACATGAAATTTACCACATTTGATCGGGATAACGACAAACGCGACTTCGATAACTGTGCAATAGAGCGACACAGTGGTTGGTGGTACAGTCAGTGCGCACGATC AAATCTGAACGGCCGATATTTTGACAGAGAGTTGGACAAATGGGAAGGCATTTGGTGGTGGAATTGGCAAGAAACGCGCACTCTCAAGTCCGTGCAAATGCTGATTAGACCAACGATCAATTCGACGGTAACGAATTGA
- the LOC6624858 gene encoding guanine nucleotide-binding protein subunit beta-like protein 1 has protein sequence MAVLPPDPVFSLRCPDMGAVNSICFHESERLLAGTLKGRVFLWDLQTNRSSLNFEVGNAPITNLHHTKEHLITQEKGGTITMYSISSNSYVKERSIPGNHLGYCRTALHINPNNTNEQLLFYPCEETAIGVLHVTDPAAPTQMLIPDDPQLAKLGSVTCFKPFECASQLFLLAGYESGHFLTWDLSSGVMIDVMELAPEALTVDYDPNTNRGIVGGASDKLTTFSYQRQSMQLQRGSELCIKNPGVNCVRIRSDQKVFASAGWDGRIRIFSWKSLRPLAVLTQHKQGGVMDLAYSTQPVSMWRAPIMAAAGMDAQISLWDLYN, from the exons ATGGCTGTGCTACCACCTGATCCTGTATTCAGTTTACGTTGCCCGGACATGGGCGCCGTCAACTCCATATGTTTTCATGAGAGCGAGCGCCTGCTGGCGGGCACCCTCAAAGGCAGAGTATTTCTCTGGGATCTACAG ACAAACCGCTCGTCGCTAAACTTTGAGGTGGGCAACGCGCCAATTACGAATCTGCATCACACCAAAGAGCACCTGATCACGCAGGAGAAGGGTGGCACCATCACCATGTACTCCATTAGCAGCAATAGCTATGTGAAGGAGCGCAGCATACCGGGCAATCATTTGGGCTATTGTCGCACAGCGCTGCACATAAATCCCAACAATACAAACGAACAGTTATTGTTCTATCCGTGCGAGGAGACGGCAATTGGTGTGCTACATGTTACGGATCCGGCGGCGCCTACACAGATGCTAATACCGGATGATCCACAATTGGCCAAGCTGGGCAGCGTTACCTGTTTCAAGCCCTTCGAGTGCGCCTCACAGCTTTTTCTGCTCGCCGGCTACGAGTCTGGCCATTTTCTCACCTGGGATCTGAGCAGCGGTGTTATGATTGATGTCATGGAACTGGCGCCGGAAGCCTTGACAGTCGATTATGATCCCAACACGAATCGCGGCATAGTGGGCGGCGCTT CCGACAAACTGACTACCTTCAGCTATCAACGACAATccatgcagctgcagcgcggCTCCGAGCTGTGCATCAAGAATCCGGGCGTCAACTGTGTGCGCATACGCTCCGATCAGAAGGTGTTTGCCAGCGCTGGCTGGGACGGTCGCATACGCATCTTTTCGTGGAAGAGCCTGCGACCACTGGCCGTGCTGACGCAGCACAAACAAGGCGGCGTCATGGATCTCGCCTACTCCACACAACCTGTGTCCATGTGGCGCGCCCCCATTATGGCCGCTGCTGGCATGGATGCACAGATCTCGCTCTGGGACTTATATAACTAA